A region from the Maribacter aquivivus genome encodes:
- a CDS encoding NAD(P)/FAD-dependent oxidoreductase, with amino-acid sequence MIKTDMLIIGAGPTGLFTVFEAGLLKLKTHLIDALPQPGGQCSEIYPKKPIYDIPAFPEILAGTLVDNLMEQIKPFEPGFTLGERAETLDKLEDGSFVVTTNKGTQHNAPVVVIAGGLGSFEPRKPPIENIVNFEDTGVAYMIKDPEVYRDKKVVISGGGDSALDWAIFLTDVASEVTLVHRRDEFRGALDSVEKAAELAKLGKIKLITKAEVKELHGKNQLEAVVIKHTDKEKEDTYLEVDNFIPLFGLSPKLGPIGDWGLDIHKNAIKVNNAKDYQTNIPGVYAIGDVNTYEGKLKLILSGFHEAAVMCQYAYQQINPGKRYVMKYTTVGGVEGFDGSKKEAKKEVVQSIA; translated from the coding sequence ATGATTAAAACAGATATGCTCATTATAGGAGCGGGACCAACCGGATTGTTTACGGTGTTTGAAGCAGGATTGTTAAAATTAAAAACACATTTAATAGATGCGTTGCCACAACCAGGTGGACAATGTTCAGAGATATATCCAAAGAAGCCTATTTATGATATTCCGGCATTTCCAGAAATCCTTGCGGGTACTTTGGTAGATAATCTAATGGAACAAATAAAACCTTTTGAGCCAGGATTTACGTTAGGCGAAAGAGCGGAAACTTTAGATAAATTGGAAGATGGTTCTTTTGTAGTAACGACAAATAAAGGAACGCAGCATAATGCGCCAGTAGTAGTTATTGCTGGTGGTTTAGGTTCTTTTGAACCAAGAAAACCACCTATCGAGAACATTGTAAATTTTGAGGATACCGGTGTTGCTTATATGATTAAAGATCCAGAAGTATATCGCGATAAAAAGGTCGTAATTTCTGGTGGTGGAGATTCTGCTTTAGACTGGGCTATATTTTTAACAGATGTGGCTTCAGAGGTGACTTTGGTACATAGAAGAGATGAATTTAGGGGCGCTTTGGATTCTGTTGAAAAAGCAGCTGAATTGGCTAAGCTTGGTAAAATAAAATTGATTACTAAAGCTGAGGTTAAAGAATTACATGGTAAAAATCAACTTGAGGCTGTAGTTATAAAACATACAGATAAAGAGAAAGAAGATACCTATTTAGAAGTTGATAATTTTATTCCGCTTTTTGGTTTATCACCTAAATTAGGTCCTATAGGTGATTGGGGCTTAGATATTCATAAGAATGCGATTAAGGTAAACAACGCAAAAGATTATCAAACAAACATACCGGGAGTATATGCAATTGGCGATGTAAATACATACGAAGGTAAACTGAAATTGATATTGTCAGGTTTCCATGAAGCTGCAGTAATGTGTCAGTATGCATACCAACAAATCAATCCGGGTAAACGATATGTAATGAAGTATACTACCGTTGGCGGAGTCGAAGGATTTGATGGTTCTAAGAAAGAAGCTAAGAAAGAAGTAGTACAAAGTATAGCCTAA
- the cobA gene encoding uroporphyrinogen-III C-methyltransferase has product MADSNLHKNRQAKLTVVGAGPGDIELITLKAIKALENADVVLYDALVNEDLLDYAKNAELIFVGKRKGCYAYQQEQINQLIISRAKSHGHVVRLKGGDPFVFGRGSEEMEYAASHGLEVAMVPGISSSLSVPAYQNIPVTKRGASESFWVITGTTKEHKLSTDVALAAKSSATVVILMGMSKLPQIVALFKGEGKSDMPVAIIQNGTRENEKVGIGTIETIVDVVEKEELSNPAIIIIGEVVRHRESLMKAKLEYSSNENVRLSPVETSLSK; this is encoded by the coding sequence ATGGCAGATAGTAATTTACATAAAAATAGACAGGCAAAATTAACCGTAGTAGGTGCAGGACCTGGTGATATAGAATTGATCACTTTAAAAGCGATTAAGGCGCTGGAAAATGCCGATGTTGTGTTGTACGATGCTTTGGTAAATGAAGATTTGCTAGACTACGCTAAAAATGCAGAATTAATTTTTGTTGGTAAACGCAAAGGATGCTATGCCTATCAGCAAGAGCAGATTAATCAGCTCATTATAAGTAGGGCAAAATCGCACGGACATGTAGTTCGTTTAAAAGGTGGAGATCCGTTTGTATTTGGTCGTGGTTCTGAGGAAATGGAATATGCAGCATCGCATGGTTTAGAAGTTGCCATGGTTCCTGGTATTTCCTCTAGTTTAAGTGTACCGGCATATCAAAATATTCCAGTAACAAAAAGAGGAGCGTCAGAAAGTTTTTGGGTAATTACGGGAACAACAAAAGAACATAAACTATCAACAGATGTTGCCTTAGCAGCTAAAAGTAGTGCTACTGTAGTAATACTTATGGGGATGTCCAAACTACCACAGATAGTAGCATTGTTTAAAGGCGAAGGTAAGTCAGACATGCCTGTTGCAATTATTCAGAATGGAACTCGTGAAAATGAAAAGGTAGGTATAGGCACTATAGAAACTATTGTTGATGTAGTGGAAAAAGAAGAGTTATCTAATCCTGCTATTATTATAATAGGGGAAGTTGTAAGGCATAGAGAATCACTGATGAAGGCAAAGCTTGAATATTCAAGTAATGAGAATGTCAGGTTGAGTCCAGTAGAAACCTCATTGAGTAAATAG
- a CDS encoding HEPN domain-containing protein, which yields MQSFRTEIENQVVANDILELERKIHEFHGGKLDEEKFRSLRLARGVYGQRQEGVQMIRIKLPYGKVTSNQLLRICDVSDEYSTGRLHITTRQDIQIHYVDLNRTPELWSELEKDDITLREACGNTVRNVTASETAGIDVDEPFDVSPYAHALFQYFLRNPVSQEMGRKFKVSFSASDADTGLSYMHDLGFIAKLENGEPGFKVMLGGGLGSQPRHADELYSFLPADQIIPLMETVIRVFDRYGERKSRAKARMKFLLKDLGLDGFKELLAAEKTAVPFDTFPINPEEYPKIKVSQLEVPKVEISNQKEFEQWKSTNVVPQKQPGYVAIGIKVLLGDFYTDKARLLANLVQKYAAGELRLSLRQNILIPFVKEENIEFFYTELKELGFTDAGYNKALDITACPGTDTCNLGIASSTGIAEELERVIKTEYPDYINNEDVVIKISGCMNACGQHNMANIGFQGMSVRTKDKLVAPALQVLLGGSTDGNGQGRFADKVVKVPSKRGPEALRLILNDFDANGGDLSFPDYYAEKGQMYFYDFLTPLSSIDDLTPEDFIDWGNTERYEKAIGVGECAGVVIDLIATLLFESEEKIQNAQDMFDAEKWSASIYHAYSSMVNSAKAMLTSENTKVNTHVSIIKDFDEKFVADGRIAVAGGFEKLVLQLNQNEPSKAFAASYIKDAKAFLEIVAKFREQELAEA from the coding sequence ATGCAGAGTTTTAGAACAGAAATAGAGAATCAAGTAGTTGCGAATGATATTTTAGAATTGGAACGCAAGATTCATGAGTTCCATGGCGGCAAATTAGATGAGGAGAAATTTAGAAGCCTACGTTTGGCTCGTGGAGTATACGGTCAGCGTCAAGAAGGGGTTCAAATGATTCGTATAAAATTACCATACGGTAAGGTAACTTCTAATCAATTGCTTCGTATTTGTGATGTATCAGACGAGTATTCTACAGGTAGGTTACACATTACTACGCGGCAAGATATACAAATTCACTATGTGGATTTGAACAGGACTCCAGAGTTATGGTCAGAATTAGAAAAGGATGATATTACATTAAGAGAAGCATGTGGTAACACGGTACGTAATGTAACGGCTAGTGAAACTGCAGGTATAGATGTAGATGAACCTTTTGATGTTTCGCCTTATGCACATGCATTATTCCAGTATTTCTTAAGAAATCCTGTGAGTCAAGAAATGGGACGTAAGTTCAAGGTTTCTTTCTCTGCAAGTGATGCCGATACCGGACTTTCATACATGCACGATTTAGGTTTTATTGCTAAGCTTGAAAATGGAGAGCCAGGTTTTAAAGTAATGCTTGGTGGCGGATTAGGTTCTCAGCCAAGACATGCAGATGAGTTGTATAGCTTTTTACCAGCGGATCAAATTATTCCTTTAATGGAAACGGTTATTAGAGTTTTTGACCGTTACGGTGAGCGTAAGAGTAGAGCAAAGGCTAGAATGAAGTTTTTACTGAAGGATTTAGGTCTTGACGGATTCAAAGAATTATTGGCAGCAGAGAAAACAGCTGTTCCTTTTGATACTTTTCCAATTAATCCAGAAGAATATCCGAAGATAAAAGTTTCACAATTAGAAGTTCCTAAAGTAGAAATTTCTAATCAGAAAGAATTTGAGCAGTGGAAATCAACGAATGTAGTACCACAGAAACAACCAGGTTATGTTGCTATTGGTATCAAAGTTTTATTAGGTGATTTTTATACTGATAAAGCACGCTTATTGGCGAATTTGGTACAGAAATATGCTGCAGGAGAATTAAGGTTGTCGCTACGTCAGAATATTTTAATTCCTTTTGTAAAAGAAGAAAATATTGAATTTTTCTATACTGAATTAAAAGAATTAGGCTTTACCGATGCTGGCTATAACAAGGCATTAGATATTACTGCTTGCCCAGGTACAGATACGTGTAACTTAGGTATTGCTAGTAGTACAGGTATTGCAGAAGAATTAGAAAGAGTAATTAAAACAGAATATCCAGATTATATTAATAACGAAGATGTTGTTATAAAAATTAGTGGATGTATGAATGCCTGCGGACAACACAATATGGCAAATATTGGTTTTCAAGGAATGTCTGTTCGTACAAAAGATAAATTAGTTGCACCTGCACTTCAGGTTCTGTTGGGAGGAAGTACAGATGGTAACGGTCAAGGACGTTTTGCTGATAAGGTGGTAAAAGTACCAAGTAAAAGAGGTCCGGAAGCATTACGTTTAATACTAAATGATTTTGATGCAAATGGTGGCGATTTATCGTTCCCTGATTATTATGCAGAAAAAGGACAAATGTATTTCTATGATTTTCTTACGCCACTTTCATCAATAGATGATTTAACACCGGAAGACTTTATAGACTGGGGAAATACGGAGCGTTATGAAAAAGCTATTGGAGTAGGTGAGTGTGCCGGAGTTGTAATTGATTTAATTGCGACGCTACTTTTTGAAAGTGAAGAGAAAATACAGAATGCACAAGATATGTTCGATGCCGAAAAATGGTCGGCAAGTATCTACCACGCATATTCTTCAATGGTAAATTCAGCGAAAGCAATGTTAACGTCAGAGAATACGAAAGTAAATACGCATGTAAGTATCATTAAAGATTTCGATGAGAAATTTGTAGCCGATGGAAGAATTGCTGTTGCAGGCGGATTCGAGAAATTGGTTCTTCAATTGAATCAAAATGAGCCATCAAAAGCTTTTGCAGCATCGTATATTAAAGATGCTAAAGCGTTTTTAGAGATTGTTGCGAAATTTAGAGAACAGGAATTAGCAGAAGCATAA
- a CDS encoding sulfate adenylyltransferase subunit 1, translating to MEVLKIATAGSVDDGKSTLIGRILYDTKSLTSDKLEAIEKTSKQKGYDYLDFSLATDGLVAEREQGITIDVAHIYFSTAKKSYIIADTPGHVEYTRNMVTGASTSQAAIILIDARKGVIEQTNRHFFINNLLRIKDVVVAINKMDLVDYSEETYNAIKADFQELMAKRDYQDQKITFIPVSALKGDNVVNKTDKTPWYTGPTLLEHFEALDRKDIFNVGTPRFPVQYVIRPKTDEHHDFRGFAGKVYGGELSVGDEVVALPSQTRSKIKDIYFHDKKYKTASRRSSVTITLDDEINLSRGDMLVKANDLPTVDKQFTATISWMDSLPLATGNKYIVQHGVNKVLAKVEQVHHKIAPDYSGIDTEADSLGMNDIAQVSFRLNKPIFYDQFKNHRTNGSFILIDTKSNSTVGAGFIS from the coding sequence ATGGAAGTACTAAAAATAGCAACAGCAGGTAGTGTAGATGACGGTAAAAGTACCTTGATCGGTAGAATACTGTATGATACAAAATCATTGACCAGCGATAAGTTAGAGGCAATTGAAAAGACCAGTAAGCAAAAGGGATATGATTATTTAGATTTCTCTTTGGCAACAGATGGTTTGGTAGCGGAACGTGAGCAAGGAATCACTATAGATGTTGCCCATATTTATTTCTCTACAGCAAAGAAAAGTTACATTATTGCAGATACCCCTGGGCATGTAGAATATACACGTAACATGGTTACTGGTGCATCTACTTCACAGGCGGCGATTATATTGATCGATGCTAGAAAAGGTGTAATTGAACAAACAAACAGACATTTCTTTATTAATAATTTACTGCGCATTAAAGATGTTGTAGTGGCAATTAATAAGATGGATTTGGTTGATTATTCTGAGGAAACGTATAACGCTATTAAAGCCGATTTTCAAGAATTGATGGCAAAACGCGATTACCAAGACCAGAAAATCACCTTCATTCCAGTAAGTGCATTAAAAGGAGATAACGTAGTAAATAAAACGGACAAGACACCTTGGTATACAGGTCCTACTTTGTTAGAACATTTTGAAGCCTTAGATAGAAAAGATATTTTTAATGTAGGTACACCACGTTTTCCAGTACAATATGTTATTCGCCCTAAGACAGATGAGCATCATGATTTTAGAGGATTTGCAGGTAAGGTATATGGTGGCGAGTTAAGTGTAGGTGATGAGGTAGTAGCACTGCCTTCGCAAACACGTTCTAAGATAAAGGACATTTATTTTCACGATAAAAAATACAAAACAGCTTCTAGACGTTCATCGGTAACAATCACATTAGATGATGAAATCAACTTAAGCCGTGGAGACATGTTAGTGAAAGCCAATGATTTACCAACAGTAGATAAGCAATTTACAGCTACAATTTCTTGGATGGATTCATTGCCTTTAGCAACAGGAAATAAATATATAGTACAACACGGTGTCAACAAAGTATTGGCAAAAGTAGAACAAGTACATCATAAAATTGCTCCGGATTATTCGGGTATCGATACAGAAGCAGATTCTTTGGGTATGAATGATATAGCCCAGGTTAGCTTTCGTTTAAATAAACCAATCTTCTATGATCAATTTAAGAATCACAGAACTAACGGTTCGTTTATTTTAATAGACACCAAATCTAATAGTACCGTAGGAGCGGGATTCATTAGTTAA
- the cysD gene encoding sulfate adenylyltransferase subunit CysD, whose amino-acid sequence MSNTSTELEVTPSLELLKDTSSINALENEAIYIIREVAAQFEKPVLLFSGGKDSITLVRLAQKAFWPSKIPFPLMHIDTGHNFPETIEFRDRLVEELGLELIVRNVQDSIDQGKVKEESGRYSSRNSLQTTTLLDAIEEFKFDACIGGARRDEEKARAKERIFSVRDDFGQWDERNQRPELFDMLNGQIELGQNVRVFPISNWTELDVWSYIKEEQIEIPSIYFAHKRKTFLRDGMIWSAEDGIVFREEDEVVEERLIRFRTVGDMSCTAAVLSDAETIDKVVEEIRDSSISERGARIDDKRSEAAMEKRKQQGYF is encoded by the coding sequence ATGAGTAATACAAGCACGGAATTGGAAGTAACACCATCCCTAGAACTTTTAAAAGATACCTCTAGTATAAATGCTCTTGAGAATGAAGCAATTTATATCATTAGAGAAGTAGCGGCTCAGTTCGAGAAGCCTGTTCTTTTGTTTTCAGGAGGAAAAGATTCAATTACATTGGTTCGTTTGGCGCAAAAAGCATTTTGGCCATCAAAAATACCTTTCCCATTAATGCATATTGATACGGGACATAACTTTCCTGAGACTATTGAATTTAGAGATAGATTGGTAGAAGAATTAGGTTTAGAGTTAATTGTACGCAATGTGCAAGATTCCATCGATCAAGGTAAAGTAAAAGAAGAGTCTGGTAGATATTCTAGTAGAAATAGCTTGCAGACAACTACGTTGTTAGATGCAATAGAGGAATTTAAATTCGATGCTTGTATTGGTGGTGCCCGTAGAGATGAAGAAAAAGCACGTGCTAAAGAACGTATTTTCTCCGTAAGAGATGATTTTGGTCAATGGGATGAACGTAACCAACGTCCGGAGTTATTTGATATGTTGAACGGACAAATAGAATTGGGTCAGAACGTGAGGGTTTTTCCAATATCTAACTGGACAGAATTAGATGTTTGGTCTTATATCAAAGAAGAGCAAATTGAAATTCCATCAATCTACTTTGCACACAAGCGTAAAACATTTTTAAGAGACGGTATGATCTGGTCTGCAGAAGACGGTATTGTATTTAGAGAAGAAGATGAGGTTGTAGAAGAACGTTTAATTCGTTTCCGTACAGTAGGTGATATGTCATGTACTGCCGCAGTACTTTCAGATGCTGAAACTATAGATAAAGTAGTAGAGGAAATTAGAGATTCTTCTATTTCGGAACGAGGCGCACGTATAGATGACAAGCGTTCTGAGGCAGCAATGGAGAAGAGAAAACAACAAGGATATTTTTAG
- a CDS encoding phosphoadenosine phosphosulfate reductase domain-containing protein — translation MALTEAQVQKLNIQFKGIPPEEIISWAVKHAKAPVVTTNFRPYEVAILHAVSGVKKDIAVVWCDTGYNTPKTYKHADEIIGKLNLNVKLFVPKQTTAHRDAVMGIPQIDDPRHAVFTEQVKLEPFKRAMAEFKPDVWFTNLRKGQTAHRDSLDILSLSKDGVLKVSPFYHWNDTQLDTYLKKYNLPNEHNYFDPTKVLENRECGLHS, via the coding sequence ATGGCATTGACAGAAGCACAAGTTCAGAAGTTGAACATTCAATTTAAAGGTATACCGCCAGAAGAAATTATTTCTTGGGCAGTAAAGCATGCAAAAGCTCCAGTAGTAACTACAAACTTTAGACCATATGAAGTAGCTATTTTACATGCTGTATCTGGTGTAAAAAAAGATATTGCTGTTGTTTGGTGCGATACGGGTTACAATACGCCTAAAACGTACAAACATGCAGATGAGATAATTGGCAAGTTGAATTTGAATGTGAAATTGTTTGTGCCTAAGCAAACTACAGCACATAGAGATGCTGTTATGGGTATTCCGCAAATTGATGATCCAAGACATGCAGTGTTTACGGAACAAGTAAAGTTGGAGCCTTTTAAAAGGGCAATGGCAGAATTTAAGCCAGATGTTTGGTTTACGAATCTAAGAAAAGGACAGACTGCACATAGGGACAGTTTAGATATTTTAAGTCTAAGTAAAGACGGGGTTTTAAAGGTGAGTCCTTTTTATCACTGGAACGATACGCAGCTAGATACCTATTTAAAAAAATATAATCTACCTAATGAGCATAACTATTTTGATCCAACCAAAGTTTTGGAAAATAGAGAATGCGGGTTACATAGTTAA
- a CDS encoding DUF2061 domain-containing protein produces the protein MIADQLILNKKENKTTYQDDKTSEKPIRSIAKAFSWRVIGTVDTLIISYILTGEFSVAASIASIDFVTKMILYFFHERFWNLVKWGK, from the coding sequence ATGATTGCAGATCAACTTATATTAAATAAAAAAGAAAACAAAACTACGTATCAAGATGATAAAACATCTGAAAAACCAATTCGTAGTATTGCCAAGGCTTTCAGTTGGAGGGTGATAGGTACCGTAGATACGTTAATCATATCTTATATACTTACAGGTGAGTTTTCGGTAGCAGCATCAATTGCCTCTATTGACTTCGTGACAAAAATGATTTTATATTTCTTTCACGAACGTTTTTGGAATTTAGTAAAGTGGGGTAAATAA
- a CDS encoding RrF2 family transcriptional regulator — protein sequence MLSKKTKYGLKALAYLAAQPDKKPVQISEIAEKENISQKFLESILLSLRKTGFLGSKKGKGGGYYLIKSPEEISMTDIMRVLEGPIAMVPCVSLNFYETCDDCPDENTCSVHKLMLQVRDSALDVYRNNTLKDIIS from the coding sequence ATGCTCTCGAAAAAGACAAAATATGGGTTGAAAGCACTGGCGTATTTAGCCGCACAACCCGATAAGAAACCAGTTCAAATTTCAGAAATTGCTGAGAAAGAGAACATCTCTCAGAAATTCTTGGAGAGTATACTCTTGAGTTTAAGAAAAACAGGATTCTTAGGCTCTAAAAAAGGCAAAGGAGGTGGTTATTATTTAATAAAATCTCCCGAAGAAATATCTATGACCGATATTATGAGGGTTTTAGAAGGACCAATTGCCATGGTACCTTGTGTAAGTCTTAATTTCTACGAAACCTGTGATGATTGTCCTGATGAAAACACCTGTTCCGTTCATAAGCTAATGCTGCAGGTACGTGATAGTGCTTTAGATGTTTATCGAAACAATACACTAAAGGATATCATCTCGTAA
- a CDS encoding trans-sulfuration enzyme family protein — protein sequence MKKNNNKFETNAIRTQLKRTENLEHSVPLYLTSSFVFEDAEDMRASFAEEKERNIYSRYSNPNSTEFIDKVCQMEGAESGFAFASGMAAVFSTLAALLDSGDHVLSARSIFGSTHSLFTNFFPKWNIDHTYFKIDALEEIESLITPKTKIIYAETPTNPGVDVLDLEELGKIAKKNNLILVIDNCFASPYLQQPIKFGADLVIHSGTKLMDGQGRVLAGITVGSAELMDKVYRFSRITGPALSPFNAWVLSKSLETLAIRVDRHCENALKLAEYLEAHENINWVKYPFLKSHPKYEIAIKQMKAGGCVVAFEVKGGLNAGREFFDSIKLLSLSANLGDSRTIVTHPASTTHSKLSVEERAAVGISDGTVRISVGLEHIDDIIADIAQALG from the coding sequence ATGAAAAAGAACAATAATAAATTTGAAACCAACGCGATACGTACGCAATTAAAGCGAACAGAGAACTTGGAACATTCTGTACCGTTGTATTTGACATCTAGTTTTGTATTTGAAGATGCAGAAGATATGCGTGCATCCTTTGCGGAGGAGAAAGAGCGGAATATATATTCACGTTACTCGAACCCAAATTCAACTGAATTTATAGATAAAGTTTGCCAAATGGAAGGTGCAGAGAGTGGCTTTGCATTTGCATCTGGTATGGCGGCTGTGTTTTCTACTTTAGCGGCATTGTTAGATAGTGGTGATCATGTGCTTTCAGCAAGAAGTATATTTGGTTCAACACATTCATTATTTACCAACTTCTTTCCAAAGTGGAATATTGACCACACCTATTTCAAGATAGATGCATTAGAGGAAATAGAAAGTTTAATCACTCCGAAAACAAAAATCATCTATGCAGAGACGCCTACGAATCCTGGGGTAGATGTATTAGATTTAGAGGAGTTGGGTAAGATTGCGAAAAAGAATAATTTAATTCTGGTAATAGATAATTGTTTTGCATCGCCTTATTTGCAGCAGCCTATAAAGTTTGGTGCAGATTTGGTCATTCATTCAGGTACAAAACTAATGGATGGTCAAGGTAGAGTATTAGCAGGTATTACTGTGGGTAGTGCAGAATTGATGGACAAGGTATATCGTTTTTCAAGAATAACTGGTCCCGCTTTATCACCGTTCAATGCATGGGTGTTATCGAAAAGTTTGGAGACTTTGGCAATACGAGTAGATAGGCATTGTGAAAATGCTTTAAAACTGGCGGAGTATTTAGAAGCACATGAAAACATAAATTGGGTGAAATATCCGTTCTTAAAATCGCATCCAAAATATGAGATAGCCATTAAGCAAATGAAAGCTGGTGGTTGTGTAGTAGCTTTTGAGGTAAAAGGAGGATTAAACGCAGGTAGGGAGTTTTTTGATTCTATTAAACTGTTGTCCCTTTCTGCCAATTTGGGAGATTCAAGAACAATAGTAACGCACCCGGCATCAACTACGCATAGTAAATTAAGTGTTGAAGAACGTGCAGCTGTTGGTATCTCTGACGGAACAGTTAGAATTTCTGTAGGTCTAGAACATATAGATGATATCATCGCAGATATAGCGCAAGCGTTAGGATAA